Genomic DNA from Planctomycetia bacterium:
CGCGCAGGCTTCGAGCCCGGTAGCGCTGAAGATCGAAAACGATACGACCGTCTTCACGGTCGATCGCAATGCGCAGCCCACGTATAAGCTCACCGGGGAAACCTCGCTGGCGAACGTTACGGGGATCATGCTCGAGGTCTTGCCCGACGAGCGCTTGCCGAACTTCGGGCCGGGCTTCAGCAATCGGAACTTCGTGCTGACCGAGATCGTCGTGAGCGACTCGAACCCGCTCGGTACGAAAACGAAGAAGACCGTGTTGGAGCCGAGCTTGTTCAACGACGCCTTGGCCGATGTGTCGCAAGATAAGTTCGACGTAAAGACGGCGATCGACGGCAAGAAAGATCAAGGAGCGCCGAACGGTTGGGCCTCCGGCGGCAAGCCGGGCGCGCATCGGGCCGTGTTTCAATTGACGAAGCCGATCGCCTACGCGCCAGGCGCCGAGCTGAAGATCGACCTGTTGCAGGTCTTCCAACAGAGCTTCGGCATCGGCAAGTTCCGCATCTGGGTGACCGACGCCAAGAAGCCACTCGGGTTCGGTTTGCCGGTCGAGATCGCCGCGATCGTCAAGACCCCGGCCGAAAAGCGAACCCTGGCTCAATGGGACGCGCTCGACGCCTATCAACGCTTCACCGACGCGAACTACGACAAGCAAGAGACCGTGCTCTGGACCGCGCGGCTGCCGCTGCCGATCGACCAGCAATTGGTCGCCCTGAAGACGAAGGTGACGACGGCTGAAACGCCGATCATGATCGACCCCCCGCTGGTGCAACTCCGGGCCGATCATGCGATGAGCGCCAAGCAGAATGCCGATAAGAGATTGACGGTCGTGCAAGATTTGGCCTGGGCGTTGATGAATAGCCCGGCGTTTTTGTTCAACCACTAGTCATATTCCCGCAGAATCGCGGGTTCCGAATCCGAATCCCGAACGAATTTTCCGCAGTGTGTCGAACCGAGCGAGCCGGCTAAAACTTTCGTAGCCGCTCGCCCTTTCGCACGCTCTAATACTCGAACACTGAAACGTTTCAACGGAGAAATCCCCATGCTCGTCGTCCCCGGCCGCAGCGGCAAAGACCTGTGCGATGGTCATCTCGGTATGAGTCGGCGCGCGGTCTTGCGTGTCGGCGGCAGCGGCCTCTTCGGACTCACGCTCGGCTCGATGTTTAAGCTGCAAGCGGCCAACGCCGCCGCGGCGAGCACCGGCGGAGCGGGTTGGGGCAAAGCCAAGAGCATCGTGATGGTCTACCTGCAAGGCGGGCCGAGCCATCTCGACTTGTGGGATCCGAAGGAGAACGTGCCGGATAAAGTTCGCAGCGCGTTCAAGAACATCCCGACGAAGATTCCGGGCGTGCAGTTCACCGAGAACTTGCCGAAGCTCGCCGGCATCAACGATAAGTTCACGATGATCCGCTCGATGGGTTACACCCCGAACGGCCTCTTCAACCACACGGCCGCCATCTATCAGATGATGACCGGCTACACGACCGACAAGGTGAGCCCTTCCGGCCAGCTGGAGCCGCCGAACCCGAAAGACTTCCCCAACTTCGGCTCGAACATCATTCGCTTGAAGCCGAGCGAACAACCGATGTTGCCGTTCGTGATGTTGCCTCGCCCGTTGCAAGAGAGCAACGTCGTCGGCAAGGCCGGCACGGCGGGCTTCCTCGGCCGCGACTATGATCCGTATACGCTGTATCCCGACGGCGACGATATGGACATGGCGAAGATGAACAAAGTCCGCGTCGACGACCTCAAGCTTCGGCCCGAGGTGTTCGCCTCGCGTTTGGAACGCCGCGCACGTTTGCGCACGGCGATCGACGCGCGGATGCCCGAGATCGAAGCGGCCGTCGCCGATTACAAGCTCGACGAGTATTACGATCGGGCCTTGAACCTCGTTATTTCCGGTCGGGCTCGCGAGGCGTTCGACATCTCGCGCGAATCGGAAAAGACGCGCGATGCTTACGGCCGGAACACGTTCGGCCAGAGCTTGCTCTTGGCGCGCCGCTTGGTCGAAGCCGGCACGCGCGTCGTCGAGGTCATTTGGCCGAAGGTCGCCAACAGCGATAACCACTCGTGGGACCATCACGTCGGCCTCACCGACCGGATGAAGAACCGCTCGGCTCCGATGCTCGACGGCGGACTCTCTTCGTTCATCGCCGATCTCGACGATCGGGGCATGCTCGAAGATACGCTGGTCGTCGCGGTGGGCGAGTTCGGCCGGAGCCCGCAAAAGGGGGTCAGCACGTCGGGCAACGGCAACAGCGCCGACGGTCGTGACCACTGGCCGTACTGCTTCACGGCGGTCGTCGCCGGCGGCGGCACGAAGCGCGGCTACGTTCACGGCAAGAGCGACAAGACCGCCAGCGCGCCGCTTGAAGACGTCGTGCATCCGGGCGAGTTGCTGGCGTCGATCTATCATAGCTTTGCGATCGATCCGGAAACGATCGTTTACAACCACTTGAACCAACCGCGCGAGCTCGTGAAGGCGCATGCCGTCTCGAAGTTGTTCGCGTAAGACGTTTCGTTCGTCGTCCAAGGCGAGCGGCCGGTGCGAGCCGGCCGTTCGGAGCTAAGAAAGTCTTTGAGAAAAGAGTTGTCGAAAGTTTCGGAAACGGGGGCATGACTGCCCCCGCTCGCCTCGGAGAAGTGATTCGGATCGTTGCCTTGGAAGTTTGTCCGCTCCCGCCTGATTTCCCCGCCTGTAGAGTTGATCCTGCCCAACGCATCGGCGCCCTCGTTGCGCTCCCGCCTCCCGTGAAAGGATTTTACGATGATCGACTTCGCCCACCCGCAAGGTCTCCGTGAACATGAATCGATCGAAGGTTGGGCGGAGCTGTTTTCGCTCCTCGCCGACCGAACGCGGCTCCGCATCTTGTTTCATCTTTCGCGCAACGACGAGCTTCACGTCGGCGGCCTCTGCGAGCGATTGCAACAGAGCCAGCCGGCGGTGAGTCATCATCTTTCGCGACTGCGCTCGGCCGGCGTGCTGACTGCGCGTCGCGAAGGGAAGCAACGTTTCTATCGCCTCGCTCCGCAGCGCTGCCGAGATGTGCTGGAAGCGGCGTTCCACGGCTTGGAAGAAACGAAGCCGGCCGACGCCTTGGCATAAGCGCGTAGCTCGACCACATACGTTCGATCGACGAACGTCCCTCCTTCAATAGCCCGGGATGAATATCCCGGGCGCACACGCTTCGTGAGCTACGCTCGTCGCGCGGCCGCGGATATGCATCCGCGGCTATCGATTCATGCGTACGAAATTTCAAGTTCCAAAAAACAAAACTCAAACAAGTTCCCAAAGCAGAAAATCACAAACGCAGAGTACGCGCGTATGCATTTGTAATTTGAAGTTTGTTTTTGTTTGTGATTTGTCTTTTGCGATTTGAGATTTTCGTCGAAGACGAACTACACCTTCTTACTCAACCGTTCGGCGAGCCGCCCCAAGGCGTGGCTCTTGTCCGTTAGGCTCAGATGCACTTGGATCAGGCTCACGTTCGGCTCGTTCCAAGCCGCGGTGAGCGCCGCGTCGAACTCCCCTTCCGTGCGCACCTCGTAGCCCTTCCCGCCGCCGAACACCTCCGGCAGCTTGCTGTATTTCCACGGGTTGATTTCGTTGAAATCGCCCGGATGCAGGAACCGCTCGGTGCCGTAGCCTTTGTTGTCGAGCACGATGCAGATGTGATGAAACTTGTGGCGGATGAGCGTCGATAGTTCGTGGCCCGTCATTTGAAACGCGCCGTCGCCGACGATCGCCACGGTCCGCGTCGTCGGCCGTGCGAC
This window encodes:
- a CDS encoding DUF1501 domain-containing protein, which translates into the protein MLVVPGRSGKDLCDGHLGMSRRAVLRVGGSGLFGLTLGSMFKLQAANAAAASTGGAGWGKAKSIVMVYLQGGPSHLDLWDPKENVPDKVRSAFKNIPTKIPGVQFTENLPKLAGINDKFTMIRSMGYTPNGLFNHTAAIYQMMTGYTTDKVSPSGQLEPPNPKDFPNFGSNIIRLKPSEQPMLPFVMLPRPLQESNVVGKAGTAGFLGRDYDPYTLYPDGDDMDMAKMNKVRVDDLKLRPEVFASRLERRARLRTAIDARMPEIEAAVADYKLDEYYDRALNLVISGRAREAFDISRESEKTRDAYGRNTFGQSLLLARRLVEAGTRVVEVIWPKVANSDNHSWDHHVGLTDRMKNRSAPMLDGGLSSFIADLDDRGMLEDTLVVAVGEFGRSPQKGVSTSGNGNSADGRDHWPYCFTAVVAGGGTKRGYVHGKSDKTASAPLEDVVHPGELLASIYHSFAIDPETIVYNHLNQPRELVKAHAVSKLFA
- a CDS encoding metalloregulator ArsR/SmtB family transcription factor codes for the protein MIDFAHPQGLREHESIEGWAELFSLLADRTRLRILFHLSRNDELHVGGLCERLQQSQPAVSHHLSRLRSAGVLTARREGKQRFYRLAPQRCRDVLEAAFHGLEETKPADALA